From Drosophila yakuba strain Tai18E2 chromosome 2L, Prin_Dyak_Tai18E2_2.1, whole genome shotgun sequence, one genomic window encodes:
- the LOC6528866 gene encoding histone acetyltransferase KAT6A isoform X1: MAKRFVGPSGAMVVLLAVMQCILATPQRTAAFSLQAAVDELHRREAAKYPLNAPPQPALDDWEEDGDLFGKNRNRNRHRVNKALGKYLERDEDNYGPDHNLGLGLGLGMGLGLDDGGDLGPSNPSDEKRKRFSSFRERDEQFDGPAPSAFREREIQPLNAEPAHNELTEQFLREIEEARDRDAVRQWWRHLDQAKTQQDPEQDVEQFEQKKRMRVPPYYLLMQKKRSYPVLPWLPYNGDKRKRFPVAKRSTSNSNPESPLARTDERVAQELSELFGKPGEPQSHPEEKRKRSADEQPRVTTKLPESPPATATALGDMRLEINFQRVNITPKETPTSAPAGAGEMVQHGGHAGHHGGHVPGMSPEYRHRKRSDHAHDENAEDPEADEHDEEGEESSDEDDHDEFDEEDGEADLEAEEAEERRRKKKRAAASLSGNGGSPKHLHAPTVGHLMLRAKKSIDWSQYFGLDRKKKSFQKKETLKKRSETDSSTNNDEENDDDSSEAEKKKRDFDAEKLDSMDKKLQSIEDFIIDETIKYTGAHEGLNSKDDIRRIKDHVLSRLATAYSLEKMRRALDKLRRSVDNESHLMRNTIEPESEENALDSNYWLSKKSVKKEQADQLAEDSKPPKDMEKKKRSGYLRYPEQPNTMEEALSLGSAPYETLNDAYLGNKNYIVGSNQCPIIESMAERCRGVDLISGDINQELLPLCGVHQICYLCGASQVACDYQYLAEADGVCGDSNECQSAARSILMILRGSHGRQLGPRECLKNPCLYRAMREIGL; this comes from the exons ATGGCCAAACGATTTGTAGGCCCCAGTGGTGCcatggtggtgctgctggcgGTGATGCAGTGCATCCTAGCGACACCGCAACGCACCGCCGCATTTTCGCTGCAGGCGGCCGTGGATGAACTGCATCGTCGGGAGGCGGCCAAGTATCCACTGAACGCGCCTCCGCAACCCGCTTTGGACGACTGGGAAGAAG ATGGCGATTTATTTGGCAAGAATAGGAATCGGAATCGCCATCGAGTTAATAAGGCACTTGGCAAGTACTTAGAACGCGACGAGGACAACTACGGTCCGGATCACAACCTGGGATTGGGCTTGGGTCTGGGCATGGGGCTGGGACTCGATGACGGAGGCGACTTGGGCCCCAGCAATCCGTCCGATGAGAAGAGAAAGCGTTTTTCCTCGTTTCGGGAACGTGACGAGCAGTTCG ATGGACCCGCACCTTCGGCTTTCCGTGAGCGTGAAATCCAACCTCTGAACGCAGAGCCCGCACACAATGAGCTGACGGAGCAGTTTCTGCGCGAGATCGAAGAGGCCAGGGATCGGGATGCAGTGCGTCAATGGTGGCGCCACCTGGATCAGGCGAAAACCCAACAGGACCCGGAACAGGATGTCGAGCAGTTCGAGCAGAAGAAGCGGATGCGAGTGCCCCCTTACTACTTGCTAATGCAAAAGAAGCGCTCCTATCCGGTTCTTCCATGGTTGCCGTATAATGGCGACAAGAGGAAGCGCTTCCCGGTGGCCAAGAGGAGCACCAGCAACTCCAATCCGGAATCTCCGTTGGCCAGAACCGATGAGCGAGTGGCCCAGGAGCTGAGCGAGCTGTTCGGCAAGCCCGGAGAACCCCAATCACATCCCGAGGAGAAACGAAAGCGGTCGGCGGATGAGCAGCCAAGGGTGACGACCAAACTTCCCGAATCCCCGccagccaccgccaccgcatTGGGGGATATGCGTCTGGAGATCAACTTTCAGCGCGTGAACATCACACCCAAGGAGACGCCCACATCCGCTCCAGCGGGCGCCGGTGAAATGGTTCAGCATGGCGGCCACGCCGGTCATCATGGTGGCCACGTGCCTGGAATGTCGCCCGAGTATCGCCATCGCAAACGAAGTGATCACGCGCATGACGAGAACGCCGAGGATCCGGAGGCTGACGAGCATGATGAGGAGGGTGAGGAGAGCTCCGATGAGGATGACCACGACGAGTTTGACGAGGAGGATGGGGAAGCTGACCTGGAGGCTGAGGAAGCCGAGGAGCGACGGCGCAAGAAGAAACGAGCTGCAGCTAGTCTATCTGGAAATGGCGGGAGCCCTAAACACCTCCATGCTCCCACTGTGGGTCACCTGATGCTCCGGGCAAAGAAGTCCATAGATTGGTCGCAATACTTCGGACTCGATCGCAAGAAGAAGTCCTTCCAGAAAAAAGA AACCCTAAAGAAACGCAGTGAAACGGATAGCAGCACCAACAATGATGAAGAAAATGACGATGACAGCTCCGAGGCGGAGAAAAAGAAGCGTGACTTCGATGCCGAGAAACTGGACAGCATGGACAAGAAGCTACAGTCCATCGAGGACTTCATCATCGACGAGACTATCAAGTATACAGGAGCCCACGAGGGCCTCAACAGCAAGGACGACATCCGCAGAATCAAGGACCATGTCCTCTCCCGCCTGGCAACCGCTTACAGTCTGGAGAAAATGCGCAGGGCTCTAGATAAGCTGAGGCGATCAGTGGACAACGAGAGTCACCTCATGCGCAATACCATCGAGCCGGAATCCGAGGAGAACGCGTTGGACTCCAATTACTGGCTTTCCAAAAAGTCGGTGAAGAAGGAGCAGGCGGATCAACTAGCTGA AGACTCGAAACCACCCAAGGACATGGAAAAGAAGAAGCGCAGTGGCTACTTGCGCTATCCGGAGCAGCCAAATACCATGGAGGAGGCCCTCAGCCTGGGCAGTGCCCCCTACGAGACCCTTAACGACGCCTACCTGGGCAACAAGAACTACATAGTGGGTTCCAACCAGTGCCCCATCATCGAGTCCATGGCGGAGCGCTGTCGGGGCGTCGATCTCATCTCCGGGGACATTAACCAGGAGCTCCTGCCCCTCTGCGGCGTTCACCAGATATGCTATCTATGT GGTGCCTCGCAGGTGGCCTGCGACTATCAGTACTTGGCAGAGGCGGACGGCGTTTGCGGCGACAGCAATGAGTGCCAGTCGGCGGCCCGCTCCATCCTGATGATCCTGCGGGGATCCCATGGCCGGCAGCTGGGTCCTCGGGAGTGCTTGAAGAACCCCTGCTTGTACAGGGCCATGCGGGAGATCGGGCTTTAA
- the LOC6528866 gene encoding histone acetyltransferase KAT6A isoform X2, with protein sequence MAKRFVGPSGAMVVLLAVMQCILATPQRTAAFSLQAAVDELHRREAAKYPLNAPPQPALDDWEEDGPAPSAFREREIQPLNAEPAHNELTEQFLREIEEARDRDAVRQWWRHLDQAKTQQDPEQDVEQFEQKKRMRVPPYYLLMQKKRSYPVLPWLPYNGDKRKRFPVAKRSTSNSNPESPLARTDERVAQELSELFGKPGEPQSHPEEKRKRSADEQPRVTTKLPESPPATATALGDMRLEINFQRVNITPKETPTSAPAGAGEMVQHGGHAGHHGGHVPGMSPEYRHRKRSDHAHDENAEDPEADEHDEEGEESSDEDDHDEFDEEDGEADLEAEEAEERRRKKKRAAASLSGNGGSPKHLHAPTVGHLMLRAKKSIDWSQYFGLDRKKKSFQKKETLKKRSETDSSTNNDEENDDDSSEAEKKKRDFDAEKLDSMDKKLQSIEDFIIDETIKYTGAHEGLNSKDDIRRIKDHVLSRLATAYSLEKMRRALDKLRRSVDNESHLMRNTIEPESEENALDSNYWLSKKSVKKEQADQLAEDSKPPKDMEKKKRSGYLRYPEQPNTMEEALSLGSAPYETLNDAYLGNKNYIVGSNQCPIIESMAERCRGVDLISGDINQELLPLCGVHQICYLCGASQVACDYQYLAEADGVCGDSNECQSAARSILMILRGSHGRQLGPRECLKNPCLYRAMREIGL encoded by the exons ATGGCCAAACGATTTGTAGGCCCCAGTGGTGCcatggtggtgctgctggcgGTGATGCAGTGCATCCTAGCGACACCGCAACGCACCGCCGCATTTTCGCTGCAGGCGGCCGTGGATGAACTGCATCGTCGGGAGGCGGCCAAGTATCCACTGAACGCGCCTCCGCAACCCGCTTTGGACGACTGGGAAGAAG ATGGACCCGCACCTTCGGCTTTCCGTGAGCGTGAAATCCAACCTCTGAACGCAGAGCCCGCACACAATGAGCTGACGGAGCAGTTTCTGCGCGAGATCGAAGAGGCCAGGGATCGGGATGCAGTGCGTCAATGGTGGCGCCACCTGGATCAGGCGAAAACCCAACAGGACCCGGAACAGGATGTCGAGCAGTTCGAGCAGAAGAAGCGGATGCGAGTGCCCCCTTACTACTTGCTAATGCAAAAGAAGCGCTCCTATCCGGTTCTTCCATGGTTGCCGTATAATGGCGACAAGAGGAAGCGCTTCCCGGTGGCCAAGAGGAGCACCAGCAACTCCAATCCGGAATCTCCGTTGGCCAGAACCGATGAGCGAGTGGCCCAGGAGCTGAGCGAGCTGTTCGGCAAGCCCGGAGAACCCCAATCACATCCCGAGGAGAAACGAAAGCGGTCGGCGGATGAGCAGCCAAGGGTGACGACCAAACTTCCCGAATCCCCGccagccaccgccaccgcatTGGGGGATATGCGTCTGGAGATCAACTTTCAGCGCGTGAACATCACACCCAAGGAGACGCCCACATCCGCTCCAGCGGGCGCCGGTGAAATGGTTCAGCATGGCGGCCACGCCGGTCATCATGGTGGCCACGTGCCTGGAATGTCGCCCGAGTATCGCCATCGCAAACGAAGTGATCACGCGCATGACGAGAACGCCGAGGATCCGGAGGCTGACGAGCATGATGAGGAGGGTGAGGAGAGCTCCGATGAGGATGACCACGACGAGTTTGACGAGGAGGATGGGGAAGCTGACCTGGAGGCTGAGGAAGCCGAGGAGCGACGGCGCAAGAAGAAACGAGCTGCAGCTAGTCTATCTGGAAATGGCGGGAGCCCTAAACACCTCCATGCTCCCACTGTGGGTCACCTGATGCTCCGGGCAAAGAAGTCCATAGATTGGTCGCAATACTTCGGACTCGATCGCAAGAAGAAGTCCTTCCAGAAAAAAGA AACCCTAAAGAAACGCAGTGAAACGGATAGCAGCACCAACAATGATGAAGAAAATGACGATGACAGCTCCGAGGCGGAGAAAAAGAAGCGTGACTTCGATGCCGAGAAACTGGACAGCATGGACAAGAAGCTACAGTCCATCGAGGACTTCATCATCGACGAGACTATCAAGTATACAGGAGCCCACGAGGGCCTCAACAGCAAGGACGACATCCGCAGAATCAAGGACCATGTCCTCTCCCGCCTGGCAACCGCTTACAGTCTGGAGAAAATGCGCAGGGCTCTAGATAAGCTGAGGCGATCAGTGGACAACGAGAGTCACCTCATGCGCAATACCATCGAGCCGGAATCCGAGGAGAACGCGTTGGACTCCAATTACTGGCTTTCCAAAAAGTCGGTGAAGAAGGAGCAGGCGGATCAACTAGCTGA AGACTCGAAACCACCCAAGGACATGGAAAAGAAGAAGCGCAGTGGCTACTTGCGCTATCCGGAGCAGCCAAATACCATGGAGGAGGCCCTCAGCCTGGGCAGTGCCCCCTACGAGACCCTTAACGACGCCTACCTGGGCAACAAGAACTACATAGTGGGTTCCAACCAGTGCCCCATCATCGAGTCCATGGCGGAGCGCTGTCGGGGCGTCGATCTCATCTCCGGGGACATTAACCAGGAGCTCCTGCCCCTCTGCGGCGTTCACCAGATATGCTATCTATGT GGTGCCTCGCAGGTGGCCTGCGACTATCAGTACTTGGCAGAGGCGGACGGCGTTTGCGGCGACAGCAATGAGTGCCAGTCGGCGGCCCGCTCCATCCTGATGATCCTGCGGGGATCCCATGGCCGGCAGCTGGGTCCTCGGGAGTGCTTGAAGAACCCCTGCTTGTACAGGGCCATGCGGGAGATCGGGCTTTAA
- the LOC6528867 gene encoding LOW QUALITY PROTEIN: transcription factor AP-1 (The sequence of the model RefSeq protein was modified relative to this genomic sequence to represent the inferred CDS: substituted 1 base at 1 genomic stop codon) — MKTPVSAAANLSNPNAGSSGAAAIQIVPKTEPVGEEGPMSLDFQSPNLSTSTPNPNKRPGSLDLNSKGAKNKRIFAPLVINSPDLQAKTVNTPDLEKILLSNNLIQTPQPGKVFPTKAGPVTVEQEDFGRGFEEALKNLHTNSQAFPAVNSTANNTTGTAMTAVNNGISGGTFTYGVSEGFSVIKDEPVNQAGSPTVSPIDMETQEKIKLERKRQRNRVAASKCRKRKLERISKLEDRVKVLKGENVDLASIVKNLKDHVAQLKQQVIEHIAAGCTVPPNSTDQXHLELSTGEEDVALETETTSSSREVPEQSMPLEFFSSTSSCALELEVSASQDISITNSDLLEEDSENERPLMLYILADDAT, encoded by the coding sequence ATGAAAACCCCCGTTTCCGCTGCTGCGAATTTAAGTAACCCAAATGCTGGCAGTTCCGGAGCAGCTGCCATTCAGATCGTACCCAAAACCGAGCCCGTTGGAGAAGAAGGCCCCATGTCGCTGGACTTCCAATCGCCGAACCTGAGCACATCCACCCCTAATCCTAACAAGCGTCCCGGATCCCTGGATTTGAACAGCAAGGGTGCCAAGAACAAGCGCATCTTCGCCCCACTGGTCATCAACTCACCGGATCTGCAGGCCAAGACGGTCAATACACCCGATTTGGAGAAGATCCTGCTGTCCAACAATCTCATACAGACACCGCAACCGGGCAAAGTTTTCCCCACCAAGGCGGGACCCGTTACCGTGGAACAGGAGGACTTCGGCAGGGGATTCGAGGAGGCCCTAAAGAATCTGCACACCAACTCGCAGGCCTTTCCGGCTGTCAACTCCACCGCCAATAACACAACTGGGACAGCCATGACGGCGGTGAACAATGGCATCAGCGGAGGAACCTTTACCTACGGCGTGTCCGAAGGCTTTTCGGTGATCAAGGACGAGCCCGTCAATCAAGCCGGCTCGCCCACCGTTAGTCCCATCGACATGGAAACGCAGGAGAAGATTAAGCTGGAGCGCAAGAGGCAACGCAACCGCGTGGCCGCCTCCAAGTGCCGCAAGCGTAAGCTGGAGCGCATCTCAAAACTGGAGGATCGCGTGAAAGTACTTAAAGGCGAGAACGTTGACCTGGCGAGCATCGTGAAAAACCTCAAGGACCATGTGGCGCAGCTGAAGCAGCAAGTAATCGAGCACATTGCCGCGGGCTGCACAGTGCCGCCAAACTCAACAGATCAATAACATTTAGAGTTGTCAACCGGAGAGGAGGACGTTGCACTGGAAACTGAAACCACCTCGTCGAGTCGTGAGGTTCCTGAGCAGTCAATGCCTCTGGAATTTTTTTCAAGTACTAGCTCCTGTGCCTTGGAGCTGGAGGTCTCGGCCTCCCAGGATATTTCCATAACTAACAGCGATCTCCTGGAGGAGGATAGCGAAAATGAACGGCCTCTGATGCTCTACATCCTCGCGGATGATGCAACCTGA
- the LOC6528868 gene encoding mRNA turnover protein 4 homolog, whose amino-acid sequence MPRSKRDKKVSLTKTDRKGLAWKQRIVDDIRFCVGKYPNIFVFQVQNMRNSLLKDLRQEWKKNSRFIFGKNRVMQIGLGRKKSEEVEPELHKLSKRLTGQVGLLFTDKSKEEVLEWAENYWAVEYARSGFVATETVTLPAGPLEDFAHSMEPHLRSLGLPTKLEKGIVTLYSDYTVCEEGKVLTPEQARILKLVGKPMAKFRLTMKCSWTKGEGFQLHVEDDLNDEEQADSAMEEEAEAMDDNDDDDDEEEDDE is encoded by the exons ATGCCGCGCTCCAAACGTGATAAGAAAG TTTCCCTGACCAAAACCGACCGAAAGGGTCTGGCTTGGAAGCAGCGCATTGTGGACGACATTCGCTTCTGCGTGGGCAAATACCCGAATATATTCGTTTTTCAAGTTCAGAACATGAGGAATAGCTTGCTGAAGGATCTGCGACAGGAGTGGAAGAAGAATTCGCGTTTTATCTTTGGCAAGAATCGAGTTATGCAGATTGGCTTGGGTCGCAAGAAAAGCGAGGAAGTGGAGCCGGAGTTGCACAAG CTGTCCAAGCGATTAACTGGCCAGGTGGGACTTCTTTTCACTGACAAATCCAAGGAGGAAGTCCTCGAATGGGCCGAAAACTACTGGGCTGTAGAATACGCACGCAGTGGCTTTGTGGCCACAGAAACGGTTACCCTGCCAGCTGGTCCCCTGGAGGACTTCGCCCACTCAATGGAGCCGCATCTGCGTTCCCTGGGTCTGCCCACTAAACTGGAGAAGGGTATCGTTACTCTGTACAGTGACTACACGGTTTGCGAGGAGGGTAAAGTACTAACACCCGAGCAGGCGAGAATCCTCAAGCTAGTGGGCAAGCCCATGGCCAAATTCCGGCTGACCATGAAGTGCTCTTGGACCAAAGGCGAGGGCTTTCAGCTGCATGTCGAGGATGATTTGAACGACGAGGAACAGGCTGATAGCGCAATGGAAGAGGAGGCAGAGGCCATGGATgacaacgacgacgatgatgacgaggaggaggatgatgaataa